TGCAAGGGCGCTGGGCAGGCAATTTATACGCATGTCTGTAGGAGGAATGCGGGATGAGGCTGAGATAAGGGGTCACAGGAGGACTTATGTAGGCGCCATGCCCGGACGTATTATACAGGCACTCAGAAGGGCAGGTTCAAATAATCCGCTTTTTATGATAGATGAGATTGACAAGGTGGGAACGGACTTCCGCGGTGACCCATCTTCTGCACTACTTGAAGTACTCGACCCTGAACAGAATTTTTCATTCAGGGACTATTATCTGGATCTCCCTTTTGACCTGTCCAAGGTCATGTTTATCACAACAGCAAATGTAATACAGACGATTCAACCGGCACTCAGGGACAGGATGGAGACACTAGTCCTGTCAGGCTATACAGAAGAAGAAAAACTCGGTATTGCGAGGAATCACCTTTTACCAAAAGAACTCAAAGAGCATGGCCTCACCAATGAAAATATAGAATTTACTGATTCCGCAATATTAAAGATTACCTCAGCATATACAAGGGAGGCAGGCGTCAGGAACCTTGAGAGGGAGATTGCCACTGTATGCCGCAAGGTTGCCAGAGAAGTTGCCTCCGGCAAAATAGAAAAGGTATTTGTTAAGGCAGAGGACATACACCATTATCTCGGGCATGAAAAGGTATATTCAGAAGTTGCAAAAAGGACTGCAATTCCGGGTGTTGCCACCGGTCTTGCATGGACTGAGACAGGCGGAGATATATTATTTATTGAGTCAACGCAGATGCCCGGCAATAAAGGATTTACCCTGACAGGTCAACTCGGAGATGTTATGCAGGAATCGGCAAAGGCCGCACTTAGTTATGTACGTTCCAAGGCAAAGGAACTCGGGATACCGGAGGACTTCTTTGAAAAACACGACATACACTTACACGTCCCCTCCGGGGCCATACCAAAAGACGGGCCATCGGCCGGTGTTACCATGATCTCTTCACTTGTTTCTTTGCTTACAGGAAAACCTGTGAGGAATGATACCGCGATGACAGGTGAGATAACACTGACAGGGGTAGTCCTGCCGATTGGAGGCATAAAGGAAAAGACCCTCGCCGCACGGCGTGCAGGCATTAAAACCGTAATCCTTCCAAAAAGAAATGAGGCTGACTTAGAAGAACTGCCTGAGGAACTTAGAAAAGACATGAAGTTCGTTTATGTTGAGACCGTGGATGAGGTTCTGAAGGCGGCAATGTAATTCATCCGAAATCCCTTCCGGCGGGGTAAGAAAACCCCGCCTATCCCTATCTACGAGGATAGGCGGGACATTCTTGTCCCGCTGATTTTCATGTCCCTTTGTGATCCGAAGACTCATGTCGGTTCACACAAAAATCCTCATAACCCAAGGATATGTTTTGCTGTCAGACTTATTTCGGGGAAGTTCTGTGGCGAGAGTGTCTGCTCATTCTTTGCGATTCTCCTGAATTCATAGCCTCCGGATACTGGCGATGAGTATATTTCAATACTGTTTTCCGGAAGATTTACCATCCATACCTCCTGGATATTTGCCCTTGCATATAAGGGGATCTTTATCTCTCTATCATATACTACAGAGGTATCTGAGACCTCTATTATCAGTAATACATCTTCTGACTTTGGTAATTCGTATGAGTAGAAGTCCTCTCTGTTTTTCAGTATAGTAATATCAGGTTCAGGTTCTGATTCTTCCGTCAATAACAGTAACGGGTTCTGTACACTAACTATTACACGCCCTTGAAGTTTCCAGTTAAAAAAGCTATTTATTCTATTTACACAGGCAGAATGTCTTGTACCTATAGGTGTCATATCCACAATCCTCCCTTCTATCAGCTCAACCCTGTCATCCTCATGCAGTATCCCGGCGGAGATCATGCTGTGATATGTATCAATATTGAATCTATGTATTATTGTCTCTGTTACCATACAAAATTTCCTTACCCATTACTCCTTTGTGATATTTATAAACAGCGTCAGCTTTACAGGGTTCTTAATAGTTTTTATCGCTATAGTTTGCCTTCCCATTCTGCTGTTTGTAAATATTAGCTTATATACAGTACCATGTAAAGTAATTCATTGCGGTAACCTCACTTCAACCTTAACAACTTCGTTTTGTCGGCCATAAAGAGATTGCCCAGCACGTATGGTAGAAGCATAGCCAAGAAAGGCTTCAATGGAGGGTAAATAAACATAGCCCCCTCTCCCCCCTTCAGAAATGGCGAAGAGGGTCCGGGTGAGGGGATAAGTTTATTCCCCCTCCCTTGACGGGAGGGGGTTAGGGGGAGGGTGAGCTATGGGATTTTCCACCTCACCTTTACTCAAAGAGTCAAAGAGGAGGTGGGGATGTCTATCTTTACGGTACAGTTATCACCCTATACTTTTTGGTTCTTTCTCAAATTGAGTGGGTAAATAATATTCCCTCCCCCTTGACGGGGAAGGGAATTTTGAATATATTTTTTATTTATTATTTTGCAAACACAACCATACAAACTTCCGGTTGAATGTATGGTGTCCAATTGCTATAATCGTTTTAACAATAAATATAATTCAGGGAGGCAAAAGATGAGTGTCGGGGTAATGATTGAGTTAAAAATAGAAGATATTGCAGAATCAATTAAAAAAATGAAAAGAAAAGATAAAGAAAGGCTTCTCCTTTTGCTGTCAGGTGAAAACAAAGAAATAGCAAAAAGGCTGAGGGAGATAAAAACAAAAAAGGTAAAGACCCTGACGAGAGAGGAAGCATTTAAAGATGTCTTATAAAGATGAATACCACTTAAAAATTAAGTCTGATCTGAAAAAGCTTGATAAATCAGTAGCAAGAGAAATATATAATACACATTTAGATAAAATCATGATTGACCCTTACAATAATGAAAGACTGCATGGAGACATGGAGAGTATTTTTAGCTATCATTTCAGAAAAAACAAAGTGGATTACAGAATTGCATATTCTGTTGATGAGTCCAAAAAAGTTGTTTATTTCCTGATGATGGGAAAAAGAGAAAGCTTTTATGAGATATTAAAAAGAAGGCTGTCATAAAATTGAAAAAAAACGAATCTATTCCTACGGTATTTTCATTATTTTGTAAACATAACCATACAAACTTCCGGTTGAATGTAGTGTGTCCAATTGCTATAATCGCTTTAACAATAAATATTCTCTTTATGGAGGTTTTGAAATGAACGTTAAGTTCATCCATCCTTATGTAATTCAAAAAGAGGGAGTGCAAGGTGGGAAACCGGTAATTGCTGAAAATAGGACTCCTGTTTGCAGTATTGTGTTCTACCACAAAATGGGCGACACTCCTGAAGAAATCTTAGATAAATTTCCTCACCTGACTTTGCCCAAAATCCCAAAATATATGACGCCCTTTCCTATTATTACGATAATCAAGAAGAAATTGATAAAGAGATTGAGGACGACTCGGAAGAGAATGTACGTCGTGAGTTTGGACTGTGACTATAAAGCTATACATTGATGAGGGACTTTATTGTCACTCATAAGACATACCTGAACCGCGGTAAAAGTCTATTTGACAGGCAATATCTGTCATGCTATTCTCCATAAAAAATATCTACTCATTATGTTAGATGAATATCAAAAGTGAAATTACCTAATTATGAAAATGCAGTCGTACCACAACCCAAAATTACGGAATACCTGCTTTCATTCAAACATCGTAATGGTCGTGGAAAAGCACAATTTTTTACTCGATTCGGTTTCTCAATTGATTGTTGGGAAGCATTTGCAAAGGCATTGTTAGAACATGCCTATAATTATGACGTTACGAAGGTTGTGAAATCTCTATTTGGGACAAGATATGTTATTGAAGGATTACTTAACACACCAGATAAAAGAAATCCAGCCATCTGTTTGGTTTGGTTTATTGAAAATGACGAATCCATTCCGAGACTCGTTACGGCCTATCTCATTTAGTTAGGAGGAATATAAAGATGATAAGAGAACTTGATAGTGTAGTTCTGACGACTGACCTTCCGGAATATGGCTTAGAACAGGGGGACGTTGGTACTGTTGTCCTTGTACATCATGTTGATAAAGGGTACGAAGTAGAGTTTATGACTCTGGAAGGAGAAACCATCGCTGTAACCTCGCTTCTACCTTCACAGGTTCGTCCTATTGGTCATAGAGAGATTGCCCATGCACGTATGGTAGAAGCATAGCCAAGAAAGGCTTCAATGGATGGTAAATAAACATAAACATAGCCCCCTCTCCCCTAATGGGGAGAGGGTCAGGGTGAGGGGGCTTTTTTTAAAATTGCATGGGTTATTAGGGTACAGTAATCATCCTGTACTTATTATTGTTGCCCTCAAAGGTCTCAGCAACAACATTATCTGCATCTGAAAAAGCAATGATGTAGTATCTGCCGGTTGCCGTACCGGAAGGGATTATTACAGAAGTGCTTCCCGAACTTGCAGCACCAGAGGCAAGGGACGGCACTGACCTGCTTCCAAGCAGGGTATCACCTGAATCTAATATATTGTCAGCAGACAAGTAAAACTTTGTAGCTGAAGCAACTGAGGTACATCCGCCTTGATTCTTCGTTGTATCGCCTATACTTATGGTTTTACCTGCACCTGCATTCCACGGGACGGTGAGCAAAGGAATAATCATGTCAGGCCCTACCTTGATATATCTGTTTCTTTTATTATTGGTCTCATTGGATTCCGACACGACCCCATCCGCATCTGCCTTTGACATGATGTAGAAGTTTGTCATTCCTGAACATGTTAAGGTCGAAGGAACAGTAACGGACGTACTCCCTGAACTTATCGCACCTGCGGCAAGGGATGGGACAGACCTGCTTCCAAGCAGGGTATCACTATTATCCAGAACTGCATTGGCAGACCAGTAGAACTTAGTAGTTGAGTCACCAGCAGTAGCAGTACCCTGGTTCTTGGTAGTATCAGACAGCAGAATGGACTGACCTGGGAGTGTTGTCCATGGGGTTGTGAGGATAGAGACTATTAAGTCAACAGAAGCAACCTGTCCGGAACGTACCGGCCACACATTAAAGTCTTTGTCCTTAGTGTTGAAAAACATCGTACCACCGAGCATTTCAAAATCAAACGCATTATCCGCATAGTAGGCGGAGGAAGTAGATGACCAGTATGCCAACAACCCATTCACATTCAGGAAAGGATGTCCTGCTGGCAGGGTTGGGTTATACTGTGAAAAATCTGTAAGGCTCATAAGTTCATCTTTATCCGGAAGCCTCCAGTCAGTGTAACCACAGAGAGTTAGATTATTGGCATAGTCCAAAGCCTGCTGCCAGGTCTTTGAAGTCCCAGGTAACCTTGCATCCTTTGTCCACATCAGGCCTGTAAGATTGTCAATTACACAGTTCCCACTGACAGTAAACCTCGGACTGGGCCATGATACACCCGCCTTTATCTCCCCATCCTGACCTGTCCCTGTACAGGTAATCACATTGCCTTCACTATCAGAACAGGTCGTCTGGCCTGTCTCCCATAGCCGTGCCCCCCCCGACTGTCCTGAACGTACCGGCCACACTGTGAAGCCATCCCAGCCCTTACCGGAGTAACTACGATAGCCAGACCACATTTCAACATGCCACGCATATATTCCCGAGTAGGAAGTAGACGACACGTGGTATGCAAACTTCTGCACATTACTGAATCCCTGCGTGTTCAGCCAAGCAGGCATATTAGACTGTTCTGCATTGAACAGGCTACCATCTTCAATGACATTTGGCAGGCGCCAGTCTGTGTAGCCAAGATATGCCTCTGCATTAAGCTTTGCAACATAATCCAATGCATGTTGCCAGGTTACTTGCCCATCACCCAATGTACCATCTAAATCAAAAAATGGATCTCTACTGGCTATTAGGTTCGCATCCTGTGTCCACATCAGGCCGGTGAGGTTGTCGGTTACAGTACCATCACCGTTATTTGTAAAACGAGGACTGGGCCAGGCCACACACCTGCCTGTATATCCCCGTCCTGCCCTGTCCCTGCGCAGGCAATCACAGCTCCAAATGAGTCATAACAGGTCGTCTGCCCTGTCTTTGGCAGGTCAACCGTGCCTGCACCTGCGAGGACAAAGGCAGGCAGGAATAAGATAAACATCAGTGTCATTAAGATAATTTGTTTTGTTTTAAGCATAGTGGGTCTCCTTTTTTGAGTAAGCAGTGAGCGGTAAGCAGTAAGCAGATAAAACCTGCCTTTACTGCTTACTGCTTACTGTTTATCTCATAGCTCACCATCCCCCTAACCCCCTCCCGTCAAGGGAGGGGGGATCAGCAGGGAACGGAAAAATAAATCCAAATACCAAAATCCAAAGTTCAAATGAATGCCGAATACCAAAACGCATAATTTTATTTTTTGAACTTTGAATTTTATTTGAAATTTGGGCTTTGAAATTTGTCATTTCATGCCCAGGAACGGTTTTGGGGAAAAATACTGAGGCACAAAAAAATATTTGATAGATTATATGACTGACTGACTGACTGACTGACTGACTGACTGACTGACTGACTGACTGACTGCAATTTGCAGGCCTGATATTACTTGTGGAAGAGGAAATCATCTCACACCATCCTGTAAAACCAACGCGTTGTTTAACTATAAAGGACCTTAATGAAAACCATATTTCAACTTATGTGCGGGATATTAGCAAATCGTAATCCGGCTGTCAAGCGAATTTTGACTATATTTTTTATTTATTATTTTGCAAACACAACCATACAAACTTCCGGTTGAATGTCTGGTGTCCAATTGCTATAATCGTTTTAACAATAAATATAATTCAGGGAAGTGCGGTAATGAAAACATTTGTATGCTTTTGCAAGAGCCTCATTATTGAAAAAGAACTGTAAAATGAAGATTACGAAAAAAGAAGCCATTAAATTCAAGAATCGCTGGGAGGTGATAAATGCCTTTGAACATGATGAACTGCGAAGGACATCAATGGATATTAAAATGCAGCAGCTTGCAGCTCTTATGGCTTCAGTTAATGAGCTCGGATGGGAAAAGGCTCTGTCTGAAGGAGAAGATAAATTAAGAGAAAGATGGAACCGTCTCAGAAGGGCTTATAATGTCCTATAAAGAGAAAATTCTTGCAGGTATAGTCATTAATAATTCGTATTAATTCGTGAATATTCGTGGTCAAATGTTTTTTTAGGATTATGGTTCAGTCGGATTTCCCCATCTTTGATACAGGGTATTTTCAATATTCAAACTATCCAGTATCCGGCCTGCTATAAAGTTTACGATGTCATCTATTGATTTGGGCTTGTTATAGAAGGCGGGCATGGCGGGTATTATGTGAGCACCCATTTCTGATAAGGTAAGCAGATTACGCAGATGTATGCTGTTTAATGGTGTTTCCCTGGGTACAATAATCAGTTTGCGTTTCTCTTTTAAAATAACATCCGCGGCGCGGGCAACAAGATTTGATGCAAGGCCGGCGGCTATTGAGGCCGCTGCCTTCATGGAGCAAGGTACCACAATCATGCCGTCTGTATGAACAGAACCACTGGCAATGGGTGCAAAGAAATTCTCTTCGTTATAGTAAAGAAGATTATCCGGCTCTGCCTTAAAATAACTGCATAAGTAAGAATTAATCTCTGCCTCATTACCCTCACAATAGAAGCCTGTCTCTTCTTTCAGGATATACCATGCCGCCTTTGTAATGGTGAGATATACCCTGAATTTGCATGTGGACAGAAATTCAAGCAGTCTGATCCCATAAATCCCGCCACTTGCACCTGTAATTGCAACAACATAAGAAGGCATGATTAAGATTTCCCTTCTTTCAAATCTTCGGCAAATCCCTGTGCCGGATTGTTGTATCGAACCCAATCTGATTAATGTGTTTCTCCAGTGTCTCTGCAATAAAAACAGAACGGTGTCTGCCTCCTGTACAACCGACGCCGATATTAAGGTAGTATCTGCCTTCCTGTTCATATTGAGACATGATAAAATCTATAAACTGGAAAAGATGTTTAAGAAAGGAAGTAGTCTGTGGAATGGAAAGTATATAATCCGCCACTCCCGTATCCTGACCTGTTAATGGTTTCAACTCAGTAATGAAGTTCGGATTAGCCAGGAACCTTACGTCAAATAGCAGGTCAACATCGTATGGAACACCGTTTTTAAACCCGAATGAAATAATGTTTACGACAATCTTCTTGTCCCTGCCCTTTTCTAAGAAATGCCTGTGTATCTCTGCCTTTAACTGATGAATATTAAAATCTGAGGTATCAATAACAAGTGTGGCCTTTTCCCTGAACCACTTTAAAATCCCGCGTTCAAGTTTAATCCCTTCTATAACAGGTTTATCCGCCGCAAGAGGGTGCGGACGCCTGGTTTCACTGAACCGCCTGACAAGCACCTCATCACGGGCATCGAGGTATGCGATCTCAATAGGATAATCATTCTTTATAAGGTCATTCAGAACTGTCTCAAATTCACTTAAAAAATCTCTCTCACGAATATCAATGCCGAGTGCGATCTTATTTAGTTCACTGCCGGATTGGGTACATAATT
The Nitrospirota bacterium DNA segment above includes these coding regions:
- the lon gene encoding endopeptidase La; the protein is MVKGDIPETLPVIPLKDTVIYPFTVLPLFVTDERAIKAVENAMSSQRIIAGVAVRNKDTEDVSTEDFYSIGTAAVIHKMLRMPDRGMAIVVQGLVKIEVKEFLSQDPFFNASVDVIIEEPARNTRVEALMRTAIALTQKMISLAPYLPEEINITAINLDDPLKLSYLISTIVRMKLEERQEILELESVEDKLNRVNAILTREVDLLELGGKIQSQVQSEMSKAQRDYYLREQLKAIKQELGETDEKTQESNELRDRLKDANLPEEVMKEAERELGRLEKLPSASPEYNVIRTYLDYIIEIPWNKSTEDNLDLIRAQKILDEDHYDLEKIKDRIVEYLAVRRLKKDMKGPILCFVGPPGVGKTSLGQSIARALGRQFIRMSVGGMRDEAEIRGHRRTYVGAMPGRIIQALRRAGSNNPLFMIDEIDKVGTDFRGDPSSALLEVLDPEQNFSFRDYYLDLPFDLSKVMFITTANVIQTIQPALRDRMETLVLSGYTEEEKLGIARNHLLPKELKEHGLTNENIEFTDSAILKITSAYTREAGVRNLEREIATVCRKVAREVASGKIEKVFVKAEDIHHYLGHEKVYSEVAKRTAIPGVATGLAWTETGGDILFIESTQMPGNKGFTLTGQLGDVMQESAKAALSYVRSKAKELGIPEDFFEKHDIHLHVPSGAIPKDGPSAGVTMISSLVSLLTGKPVRNDTAMTGEITLTGVVLPIGGIKEKTLAARRAGIKTVILPKRNEADLEELPEELRKDMKFVYVETVDEVLKAAM
- a CDS encoding Uma2 family endonuclease produces the protein MVTETIIHRFNIDTYHSMISAGILHEDDRVELIEGRIVDMTPIGTRHSACVNRINSFFNWKLQGRVIVSVQNPLLLLTEESEPEPDITILKNREDFYSYELPKSEDVLLIIEVSDTSVVYDREIKIPLYARANIQEVWMVNLPENSIEIYSSPVSGGYEFRRIAKNEQTLSPQNFPEISLTAKHILGL
- a CDS encoding type II toxin-antitoxin system mRNA interferase toxin, RelE/StbE family — encoded protein: MSYKDEYHLKIKSDLKKLDKSVAREIYNTHLDKIMIDPYNNERLHGDMESIFSYHFRKNKVDYRIAYSVDESKKVVYFLMMGKRESFYEILKRRLS
- a CDS encoding DUF4926 domain-containing protein gives rise to the protein MIRELDSVVLTTDLPEYGLEQGDVGTVVLVHHVDKGYEVEFMTLEGETIAVTSLLPSQVRPIGHREIAHARMVEA
- a CDS encoding DUF1566 domain-containing protein; this translates as MAWPSPRFTNNGDGTVTDNLTGLMWTQDANLIASRDPFFDLDGTLGDGQVTWQHALDYVAKLNAEAYLGYTDWRLPNVIEDGSLFNAEQSNMPAWLNTQGFSNVQKFAYHVSSTSYSGIYAWHVEMWSGYRSYSGKGWDGFTVWPVRSGQSGGARLWETGQTTCSDSEGNVITCTGTGQDGEIKAGVSWPSPRFTVSGNCVIDNLTGLMWTKDARLPGTSKTWQQALDYANNLTLCGYTDWRLPDKDELMSLTDFSQYNPTLPAGHPFLNVNGLLAYWSSTSSAYYADNAFDFEMLGGTMFFNTKDKDFNVWPVRSGQVASVDLIVSILTTPWTTLPGQSILLSDTTKNQGTATAGDSTTKFYWSANAVLDNSDTLLGSRSVPSLAAGAISSGSTSVTVPSTLTCSGMTNFYIMSKADADGVVSESNETNNKRNRYIKVGPDMIIPLLTVPWNAGAGKTISIGDTTKNQGGCTSVASATKFYLSADNILDSGDTLLGSRSVPSLASGAASSGSTSVIIPSGTATGRYYIIAFSDADNVVAETFEGNNNKYRMITVP
- a CDS encoding UbiX family flavin prenyltransferase: MPSYVVAITGASGGIYGIRLLEFLSTCKFRVYLTITKAAWYILKEETGFYCEGNEAEINSYLCSYFKAEPDNLLYYNEENFFAPIASGSVHTDGMIVVPCSMKAAASIAAGLASNLVARAADVILKEKRKLIIVPRETPLNSIHLRNLLTLSEMGAHIIPAMPAFYNKPKSIDDIVNFIAGRILDSLNIENTLYQRWGNPTEP
- the rapZ gene encoding RNase adapter RapZ encodes the protein MRINTPSMVVISGLSGAGKSNALRCFEDLGFFCIDNLPPQLLPKLVELCTQSGSELNKIALGIDIRERDFLSEFETVLNDLIKNDYPIEIAYLDARDEVLVRRFSETRRPHPLAADKPVIEGIKLERGILKWFREKATLVIDTSDFNIHQLKAEIHRHFLEKGRDKKIVVNIISFGFKNGVPYDVDLLFDVRFLANPNFITELKPLTGQDTGVADYILSIPQTTSFLKHLFQFIDFIMSQYEQEGRYYLNIGVGCTGGRHRSVFIAETLEKHINQIGFDTTIRHRDLPKI